The Coffea arabica cultivar ET-39 chromosome 9e, Coffea Arabica ET-39 HiFi, whole genome shotgun sequence genome has a window encoding:
- the LOC140014756 gene encoding proteasome subunit alpha type-4 — translation MSRRYDSRTTIFSPEGRLYQVEYAMEAIGNAGSAIGILSKDGVVLVGEKKVTSKLLQTSTSTEKMYKIDDHVACAVAGIMSDANILINTARVQAQRYTYAYQEPMPVEQLVQSLCDTKQGYTQFGGLRPFGVSFLFAGWDKNYGFQLYMSDPSGNYGGWKAAAIGANNQAAQSMLKQDYKDDITREEAVQLALKVLSKTMDSTSLTSEKLELAEVFSVDGKVKYQVYSPEALNKLLVKSGLTQPAPEAS, via the coding sequence atgtcACGAAGGTATGATAGCCGCACAACTATCTTCTCCCCAGAAGGTCGTCTCTATCAGGTCGAGTATGCAATGGAAGCCATTGGAAATGCGGGTAGTGCAATTGGAATCTTGTCTAAAGATGGGGTTGTGCTGGTAGGTGAAAAGAAAGTCACATCAAAGCTTCTTCAAACATCAACATCCACTGAAAAGATGTACAAGATTGATGACCACGTAGCATGTGCTGTGGCTGGAATAATGTCTGATGCCAACATCCTAATTAACACGGCCAGGGTTCAAGCTCAGCGCTATACTTACGCTTACCAAGAACCAATGCCTGTGGAACAGTTGGTTCAGTCTCTATGTGACACCAAGCAGGGGTACACACAATTTGGTGGTCTCCGTCCATTTGGTGTTTCGTTTCTGTTTGCAGGCTGGGATAAAAACTATGGTTTCCAGCTCTACATGAGTGACCCAAGTGGAAATTATGGTGGTTGGAAAGCAGCAGCAATCGGAGCGAACAACCAGGCAGCACAATCGATGCTGAAGCAGGACTACAAGGATGATATCACTAGAGAGGAGGCAGTTCAACTTGCACTTAAGGTGCTCAGTAAGACTATGGATAGCACTAGTCTCACTTCAGAGAAGCTTGAGCTTGCAGAGGTATTCAGCGTGGATGGAAAAGTCAAGTACCAGGTCTACTCACCAGAAGCACTTAATAAATTGCTAGTCAAGTCTGGATTAACCCAACCTGCTCCAGAGGCCTCTTAA
- the LOC113710710 gene encoding uncharacterized protein isoform X2 has product MEPAHDNDKSENEKSGAELNGLLEILPPVEFCCVYGSTLHPNNLDKNSMIDCIIGVSDPEKWHSENLKMNRNHYASWLVHFGGAGLIAGVADDIGVGVHFNPFVSLNDKMYKYGVVRMDDLINDILGWQRFYLCGRLQKPVNIIMDSLDLENLNHINLRAATSAALLLLPSKFTEEDLYAKICSLSYMGDLRMLFAEDKNKVKKIVQGQFSLFHRMYNPFLEEYAAKDLLRLSSSGDAQVTISQVGLWVICCFKTCLFSSTTNQKSNGDKTWREENTG; this is encoded by the exons ATGGAACCGGCTCATGATAACGATAAATCAGAGAACGAGAAAAGTGGAGCTGAGCTAAATGGTTTGCTGGAAATTCTACCCCCAGTTGAGTTCTGTTGTGTTTATGGTTCCACTCTCCATCCAAACAATCTCGACAAG AACTCGATGATAGATTGCATTATTGGTGTGTCTGATCCTGAGAAATGGCATTCTGAG AACTTGAAGATGAATAGGAATCACTATGCTTCATGGTTGGTGCACTTCGGTGGTGCAGGGCTG ATTGCTGGCGTAGCTGATGATATTGGCGTTGGCGTGCACTTCAATCCATTTGTTTCGTTGAATGATAAG ATGTATAAGTATGGAGTTGTTAGAATGGATGACTTGATTAACGACATTCTGGGATGGCAGAGATTCTACCTTTGTGGCCGCTTGCAAAAACCT GTAAATATCATCATGGATAGTTTGGATCTTGAAAATCTGAATCACATTAATCTGAGGGCTGCAACTTCTGCTGCTCTTCTCCTTTTGCCATCCAAGTTTACAGAG GAGGATCTATATGCCAAAATATGTAGCCTATCATATATGGGCGACTTAAGAATGCTCTTTGCTGAAGACAAAAATAAA GTGAAAAAGATTGTCCAAGGGCAGTTCAGTTTGTTTCATAGAATGTATAACCCTTTCCTTGAAGAATATGCAGCCAAGGACTTGTTGAGACTTTCATCTTCTGGTGATGCTCAAGTAACTATATCTCAGGTAG GATTGTGGGTCATCTGCTGCTTCAAAACTTGTCTCTTCTCTTCCACCACCAATCAGAAGTCAAATGGGgataaaacttggagagaagaAAATACTGGATGA
- the LOC140014759 gene encoding uncharacterized protein — MSTLAKLRCVTLDVTGTLIAYKGDLGDYYCMAAKAVGLPCPDYKRVHEGFKLAYTDMAKKHPCFGFAEKIPNIVWWKSCVRDSFVKAGYDYDEETFERIFKRIYASFGSSAPYSIFPDSQPFLRWLRKKGLKVGLVSNAEYRYQDVILPALGLNQGSEWDFGVFSGLVGAEKPDPRIYEIALEKAGNIPPEEALHIGDSMRKDYLPAKSAGMHALLLDRFKTPDAENWRKSGATVLPDLVATQEWLTNSERLSC, encoded by the exons ATGTCTACGCTAGCAAAGTTGCGCTGTGTCACACTTGATGTTACTGGTACACTGATAGCATATAAGGGCGATCTTGGTGATTACTACTGCATGGCAGCTAAAGCTGTTGGTTTGCCATGTCCTGACTACAAACGAGTTCATGAGGGCTTTAAGCTTGCATATACTGACATGGCAAAGAAACATCCATGTTTTGGATTTGCAGAAAAAATCCCAAACATAGTTTGGTGGAAGAGTTGTGTGAGAGACTCTTTTGTTAAG GCTGGATATGACTATGACGAGGAGACATTTGAGAGAATCTTTAAGCGCATCTATGCTTCATTTGGTTCCTCTGCACCTTACAGTATCTTTCCAGATTCTCAACCTTTCCTTAGATGGCTTCGAAAAAAGGGGCTTAAAGTTGGGCTTGTTAGCAATGCGGAGTACCGGTATCAGGATGTAATCCTTCCTGCATTGGGCCTGAATCAG GGATCAGAGTGGGATTTCGGTGTATTCTCTGGTCTTGTAGGTGCGGAGAAGCCAGATCCGAGGATATATGAGATTGCCTTGGAAAAGGCTGGAAACATCCCACCGGAAGAGGCTCTCCATATTGGAGACAGCATGCGTAAGGACTACTTACCTGCAAAGAGTGCGGGAATGCATGCGCTGCTATTAGATAGATTCAAGACACCTGATGCTGAGAATTGGCGGAAATCCGGTGCTACAGTTCTTCCTGACTTGGTTGCTACACAGGAGTGGCTTACTAATTCTGAACGATTGAGTTGCTAA
- the LOC140014834 gene encoding cytochrome P450 89A2-like has product METWWWLIFIFTILLCILTTLKSLFNFTITNPRTNTTKNNLPLPPGPSTLKVFKILLISIWHRLTVFDLEPKLRNTKYKYGPLFIFGSKSKPTIFIVSHGLAHLALIRKGAIFSDRPSSQNTPMLQIFDSNAHRISTAPYGATWRLLRHNLALEILHPSCIKSYSRVRRWVLSLLCRRFLDEFQRPTDVVDHFRYAMFSLLVFMCFGDKLSEEKISEIEAVQRRWLLSLGRMSIFILWPKLGRILMGKKWKELLQVRKDQENTFIPLIQARIKMKSQGKSNNDEELVAYVDSLIDLQLPEEKRKLNDQEIVSLCGEFLNTGTDSTATALQWIMANLVKYPAIQDKLYEEIIGVVGLPEPLGTSPIKCSSENSQENDFDVLRGVVNEDDLEKMPYLKAVVLEGLRRHPPVHFLLPHSVTEDVGLYGYLIPKNATVNVMVADMGWDPSMWEDPLEFKPERFLASNHVNPSVNHYLGNHQWFDLTGNKEIKMMPFGAGRRMCPGYGLALLHLEYFVANFVWNFEWKAIDEVGVDLSEKQEFTVVMRNPLLARIKDVLSSLSIFSWVKYQKNSL; this is encoded by the coding sequence ATGGAAACCTGGTGGTGGCTCATCTTCATATTCACCATTCTTCTCTGCATCCTAACCACCCTTAAatccctcttcaatttcaccattacCAATCCCAGAACCAATACTACCAAGAACAACCTCCCTCTCCCACCAGGACCCTCAACTTTAAAAGTCTTCAAAATTCTCCTGATATCCATATGGCATCGACTGACTGTTTTCGACTTGGAACCAAAACTCAgaaacacaaaatacaagtatGGCCCTCTCTTCATCTTTGGATCGAAATCAAAGCCAACAATATTCATTGTCAGCCATGGTTTAGCCCATTTAGCTCTCATCCGAAAGGGTGCAATCTTCTCCGACCGCCCAAGTTCTCAAAATACCCCAATGCTGCAAATCTTCGATAGCAACGCCCATAGAATCAGCACTGCCCCCTATGGTGCTACCTGGCGGCTCCTTCGCCACAATCTTGCTTTAGAAATCCTTCATCCTTCCTGTATCAAGTCTTACTCTAGAGTGCGACGTTGGGTGCTTAGCTTACTCTGCAGGCGCTTTCTTGACGAGTTTCAGCGGCCAACAGATGTAGTGGATCATTTCCGTTATGCTATGTTTTCCCTGTTAGTGTTCATGTGCTTTGGGGACAAGCTTTCGGAGGAGAAAATCAGTGAAATTGAGGCTGTTCAGCGTAGATGGTTGTTAAGTCTTGGGAGAATGAGCATCTTCATCCTCTGGCCTAAACTTGGGAGGATCTTGATGGGGAAGAAATGGAAAGAGCTTCTCCAAGTAAGAAAAGATCAAGAAAACACATTTATACCACTTATTCAAGCTCGAATCAAGATGAAAAGTCAAGGGAAATCCAACAACGACGAGGAGCTGGTGGCATATGTTGACTCCTTAATCGATTTGCAACTTCCAGAAGAGAAAAGGAAGCTAAATGATCAAGAAATCGTTAGTCTTTGTGGAGAGTTTCTGAACACTGGCACTGATTCCACAGCCACAGCATTGCAATGGATCATGGCTAATTTGGTGAAGTATCCCGCAATTCAGGACAAGCTTTACGAAGAGATAATAGGGGTGGTTGGATTGCCAGAGCCATTAGGAACATCCCCAATCAAATGTAGCTCTGAAAATAGCCAAGAAAATGACTTTGATGTGCTCAGGGGAGTCgtgaatgaagatgatttggagAAAATGCCTTATTTGAAAGCTGTAGTGCTAGAAGGGCTGAGGAGGCATCCACCAGTGCACTTTCTTCTGCCTCATTCTGTGACAGAGGATGTGGGATTGTATGGCTATTTGATTCCCAAAAATGCTACTGTGAATGTAATGGTGGCTGACATGGGTTGGGATCCAAGCATGTGGGAGGATCCTTTGGAGTTCAAGCCTGAGAGATTTTTGGCCAGCAATCATGTAAATCCTTCTGTTAATCATTACCTTGGTAACCATCAATGGTTTGATTTAacagggaacaaagagataaagATGATGCCATTTGGTGCTGGGAGAAGGATGTGTCCAGGCTACGGTTTGGCATTACTGCACTTGGAATACTTTGTAGCCAATTTTGTTTGGAACTTTGAATGGAAAGCTATAGATGAAGTTGGAGTTGATCTATCAGAGAAACAAGAGTTCACCGTTGTGATGAGGAATCCACTTCTTGCTCGCATCAAGGATGTGCTTTCTTCcctttcaatattttcttgggtaaaataccaaaaaaactCCCTATGA
- the LOC113710710 gene encoding uncharacterized protein isoform X1 has product MEPAHDNDKSENEKSGAELNGLLEILPPVEFCCVYGSTLHPNNLDKNSMIDCIIGVSDPEKWHSENLKMNRNHYASWLVHFGGAGLIAGVADDIGVGVHFNPFVSLNDKMYKYGVVRMDDLINDILGWQRFYLCGRLQKPVNIIMDSLDLENLNHINLRAATSAALLLLPSKFTEEDLYAKICSLSYMGDLRMLFAEDKNKVKKIVQGQFSLFHRMYNPFLEEYAAKDLLRLSSSGDAQVTISQDCGSSAASKLVSSLPPPIRSQMGIKLGEKKILDELGRVKQEVVIGSKEEAAQCMQKLLRNKVMISSARQAVAGLLTVGVFGGARYVSKKMQKAWKS; this is encoded by the exons ATGGAACCGGCTCATGATAACGATAAATCAGAGAACGAGAAAAGTGGAGCTGAGCTAAATGGTTTGCTGGAAATTCTACCCCCAGTTGAGTTCTGTTGTGTTTATGGTTCCACTCTCCATCCAAACAATCTCGACAAG AACTCGATGATAGATTGCATTATTGGTGTGTCTGATCCTGAGAAATGGCATTCTGAG AACTTGAAGATGAATAGGAATCACTATGCTTCATGGTTGGTGCACTTCGGTGGTGCAGGGCTG ATTGCTGGCGTAGCTGATGATATTGGCGTTGGCGTGCACTTCAATCCATTTGTTTCGTTGAATGATAAG ATGTATAAGTATGGAGTTGTTAGAATGGATGACTTGATTAACGACATTCTGGGATGGCAGAGATTCTACCTTTGTGGCCGCTTGCAAAAACCT GTAAATATCATCATGGATAGTTTGGATCTTGAAAATCTGAATCACATTAATCTGAGGGCTGCAACTTCTGCTGCTCTTCTCCTTTTGCCATCCAAGTTTACAGAG GAGGATCTATATGCCAAAATATGTAGCCTATCATATATGGGCGACTTAAGAATGCTCTTTGCTGAAGACAAAAATAAA GTGAAAAAGATTGTCCAAGGGCAGTTCAGTTTGTTTCATAGAATGTATAACCCTTTCCTTGAAGAATATGCAGCCAAGGACTTGTTGAGACTTTCATCTTCTGGTGATGCTCAAGTAACTATATCTCAG GATTGTGGGTCATCTGCTGCTTCAAAACTTGTCTCTTCTCTTCCACCACCAATCAGAAGTCAAATGGGgataaaacttggagagaagaAAATACTGGATGAATTGG GTCGAGTTAAACAAGAAGTTGTAATTGGTTCAAAAGAAGAGGCTGCACAGTGTATGCAGAAGCTTCTTAGGAACAAAGTTATGATTTCAAGTGCAAGGCAGGCTGTTGCTGGCCTATTGACAGTTGGTGTATTTGGCGGAGCTCGATATGTTAGTAAAAAAATGCAGAAGGCCTGGAAATCTTAG
- the LOC113710709 gene encoding phosphoribosylglycinamide formyltransferase, chloroplastic-like, with product MDAHSSVFGNYSTINSPKTQCYALKPVAFSSSKHVLLRTHLSFPSNIAITEKRLRIRASVEEVHSEIVGPNVLEDSVKAKVRRKNLAVFVSGGGSNFKSLHEATVNGFIHGDISVLITNKPDCGGAEFARDKGIPVILFPKVKDGSVLSSKDLVNAIRSYKVDFIVLAGYLKLIPTELIQAFPRSILNIHPSLLPAFGGKGYYGMKVHKAVIASGARYSGPTIHYVDEEYDRGRILAQRIVPVLPNDTAEELAARVLHQEHKLYKEVVAALCEERIIWREDGVPLIQCKENLSVYK from the exons ATGGATGCTCACAGCTCAgtttttggaaattattctaCCATTAATAGTCCTAAAACCCAGTGTTATGCTTTAAAGCCTGTGGCTTTTTCAAGTTCAAAACATGTTCTCTTGAGGACCCATTTATCTTTTCCTTCAAATATTGCAATTACGGAGAAAAGATTGAGGATAAGAGCTAGTGTTGAGGAGGTACACAGTGAAATAGTTGGTCCTAATGTGCTTGAGGATAGTGTAAAAGCAAAAGTTAGGAGGAAAAATCTAGCTGTTTTTGTTTCTGGTGGAGGTTCCAATTTCAAGTCACTTCATGAGGCAACTGTCAATGGCTTTATTCATGGAGACATTTCTGTCTTGATCACCAATAAACCTG ACTGTGGAGGTGCAGAGTTCGCTAGAGATAAAGGCATCCCTGTCATTTTGTTCCCTAAGGTGAAAGATGGTTCTGTTTTGTCTTCCAAAGACCTTGTAAATGCTATTAG AAGCTACAAGGTCGATTTCATTGTCTTAGCTGGCTACTTGAAGCTTATACCTACTGAGTTGATTCAAGCATTTCCAAGGTCCATACTGAACATTCATCCTTCACTTCTTCCAGCTTTTGGAGGCAAAGGTTATTACGGTATGAAGGTGCATAAGGCAGTCATTGCATCTGGAGCAAG ATACTCGGGTCCCACAATACATTATGTGGATGAGGAGTATGACAGGGGTCGCATACTTGCCCAAAGGATTGTACCCGTGCTACCTAATGACACAGCAGAAGAGCTAGCTGCGAGAGTCCTCCATCAG GAACATAAATTGTATAAAGAGGTTGTGGCAGCATTATGTGAAGAAAGGATAATCTGGCGGGAAGATGGTGTACCTTTGATCCAATGCAAAGAAAATCTTAGCGTTTATAAGTAG
- the LOC140014472 gene encoding cytochrome P450 89A2-like, translating to MEYSFGVILIIFTVALCISIFFKFLFNFTSDNHKNKRKKLPPPPEPSPFLIVLKNILTFLLQYQKNACFNLETVLQDLKKKHGPIFLVRILGARSHIVICSHSLARQALVEKSTIFSNRPTPNRPKLHKIISSSNGTTWHLLRRNLSSEMFGASCMRAYSDTRLHVLGNLVEKLVSQSNQPINVMENLRFSVFSLLVIMCFGDHKLDEDKVKEFESVQLLLLVRHAWLNLFDFWRGLRKILFGKQLEEFNRARRDQENMFLPLIRARRMAKQGPNEDDQDQPRAYVDTLFDLQLPDEKRAFTDKEIVSLCGEFLNAGTDTIAAALEWIMANLVKNPEIQDKLYQEIAGVVGEPPQLLKPSSLVNAGVVKEKDLEKMPYLKATILEGLRRHPPGHFVLPHWVTEDVELDNYTIPKNASVNFMLAEISRDPMVWENPMEFQPERFLSTSFAAAHDNELDSPQMLDMIKGNREMKMMPFGAGRRMCPGSKFSLHHLEYFVANLVWYFNWKAVDGIGVDLSEKHTFTVVMKNPLRAHIFPRAKSV from the coding sequence ATGGAGTACTCCTTCGGGGTCATCCTGATCATCTTCACTGTAGCCCTTTGCATCTCCATATTCTTcaaatttctcttcaatttcacctctgataatcacaagaacaagagaaaaaagCTTCCTCCCCCACCAGAACCATCCCCTTTTTTAATTGTACTGAAAAATATACTGACATTCCTATTGCAATATCAAAAGAATGCATGTTTTAATCTTGAAACTGTACTCCAGGACCTTAAGAAAAAACATGGTCCAATATTCCTTGTGAGGATTTTAGGTGCTAGATCACACATAGTCATTTGTAGCCACTCCTTAGCCCGCCAAGCTCTTGTCGAGAAGAGTACCATCTTTTCCAATCGTCCAACACCAAATCGACCCAAATTACACAAAATCATAAGCAGTAGCAACGGCACCACATGGCACCTCCTTCGTCGCAACCTCAGCTCAGAAATGTTCGGTGCATCCTGCATGAGGGCCTACTCTGATACTCGGCTACACGTCCTTGGCAATCTGGTTGAAAAACTCGTTAGCCAATCAAACCAGCCCATCAATGTGATGGAAAATCTGAGGTTTTCCGTGTTTAGTTTGCTTGTAATTATGTGTTTTGGTGATCACAAGCTCGACGAGGACAAAGTTAAAGAATTCGAGAGTGTGCAACTTCTACTGTTGGTTAGACATGCATGGCTAAATTTGTTCGACTTCTGGCGCGGACTCAGGAAAATATTGTTCGGCAAGCAATTGGAAGAGTTCAACCGAGCTCGGAGAGATCAAGAAAACATGTTTTTACCACTTATTAGAGCTCGAAGAATGGCCAAACAAGGACCAAATGAAGATGACCAAGATCAACCTCGGGCATATGTGGATACTTTGTTTGATCTTCAACTGCCTGATGAGAAGAGGGCTTTCACTGATAAGGAAATAGTGAGCCTATGCGGAGAGTTCCTGAATGCGGGCACTGATACTATTGCCGCAGCATTGGAGTGGATCATGGCCAACTTAGTGAAAAATCCTGAGATTCAAGACAAGCTCTATCAAGAGATAGCAGGAGTTGTTGGAGAGCCGCCACAACTTCTGAAACCATCCTCATTGGTCAATGCTGGAGTGGTGAAAGAGAAAGATTTGGAGAAGATGCCCTACTTAAAAGCAACAATTTTAGAAGGTTTAAGGCGTCATCCTCCGGGGCACTTTGTTTTACCCCATTGGGTGACAGAAGATGTTGAGTTAGACAACTACACAATCCCAAAAAATGCTTCCGTGAATTTCATGCTAGCTGAAATCAGTCGGGACCCGATGGTATGGGAAAACCCTATGGAATTCCAGCCAGAGAGGTTCTTGTCAACCAGCTTTGCTGCTGCCCATGATAACGAGCTTGATAGCCCTCAAATGTTGGACATGATCAAGGGGAATAGAGAAATGAAGATGATGCCATTTGGAGCTGGAAGAAGAATGTGTCCAGGCTCCAAGTTTTCACTGCATCATTTGGAGTACTTTGTGGCCAATTTGGTTTGGTACTTTAACTGGAAAGCTGTTGATGGGATTGGTGTCGATCTATCAGAGAAGCATACTTTCACTGTTGTCATGAAGAATCCACTCCGGGCTCATATCTttcccagagctaaatcagtttGA
- the LOC113710710 gene encoding uncharacterized protein isoform X3 gives MYKYGVVRMDDLINDILGWQRFYLCGRLQKPVNIIMDSLDLENLNHINLRAATSAALLLLPSKFTEEDLYAKICSLSYMGDLRMLFAEDKNKVKKIVQGQFSLFHRMYNPFLEEYAAKDLLRLSSSGDAQVTISQDCGSSAASKLVSSLPPPIRSQMGIKLGEKKILDELGRVKQEVVIGSKEEAAQCMQKLLRNKVMISSARQAVAGLLTVGVFGGARYVSKKMQKAWKS, from the exons ATGTATAAGTATGGAGTTGTTAGAATGGATGACTTGATTAACGACATTCTGGGATGGCAGAGATTCTACCTTTGTGGCCGCTTGCAAAAACCT GTAAATATCATCATGGATAGTTTGGATCTTGAAAATCTGAATCACATTAATCTGAGGGCTGCAACTTCTGCTGCTCTTCTCCTTTTGCCATCCAAGTTTACAGAG GAGGATCTATATGCCAAAATATGTAGCCTATCATATATGGGCGACTTAAGAATGCTCTTTGCTGAAGACAAAAATAAA GTGAAAAAGATTGTCCAAGGGCAGTTCAGTTTGTTTCATAGAATGTATAACCCTTTCCTTGAAGAATATGCAGCCAAGGACTTGTTGAGACTTTCATCTTCTGGTGATGCTCAAGTAACTATATCTCAG GATTGTGGGTCATCTGCTGCTTCAAAACTTGTCTCTTCTCTTCCACCACCAATCAGAAGTCAAATGGGgataaaacttggagagaagaAAATACTGGATGAATTGG GTCGAGTTAAACAAGAAGTTGTAATTGGTTCAAAAGAAGAGGCTGCACAGTGTATGCAGAAGCTTCTTAGGAACAAAGTTATGATTTCAAGTGCAAGGCAGGCTGTTGCTGGCCTATTGACAGTTGGTGTATTTGGCGGAGCTCGATATGTTAGTAAAAAAATGCAGAAGGCCTGGAAATCTTAG